A stretch of Leisingera sp. S132 DNA encodes these proteins:
- the edd gene encoding phosphogluconate dehydratase, translating into MTLNSTLAAVTERIVLRSETTRTAYLERMRAAKGKGPARAHLSCSGQAHAYAASGTDQQTLAAGGNGHLGIVTAYNDMLSAHQPFETYPALIRDAVRKAGGTAQVAGGVPAMCDGVTQGAAGMELSLFSRDTIAMAAGVALSHNVFDAAVFLGVCDKIVPGLVIGAQAFGHIPAVFLPAGPMTSGLANDEKAQIRQKFAAGEVTREELLKAEMAAYHGPGTCTFYGTANTNQMLMEFMGLHLPGSSFVNPGTPLREALTVEGAKRALSLSALGNNYTPVCDVLDEKAYANGIVGLMATGGSTNLLIHLIAMARAGGILLDWQDFAELSESVPLLTKVYPNGLADVNHFHAAGGLGYMIGELLKAGLLHPDTRTVAGEGLETYTQEPFLSEDGLTFRPGPGQSLNDAVLRPADAPFQKTGGLKRLTGNLGTAVIKVSAVAKEHQVVEAPARVFHDQEEAKAAFKAGELTGDVIVVVRFQGPKANGMPELHSLTPFLGILQGRGLKVALVTDGRMSGASGKIPAAIHVVPEALDGGPIARIRDGDLLRLDAVKGTLEILTEGALEREAATADLSANQHGTGRELFSLFRRSVASADEGASVFGV; encoded by the coding sequence ATGACCCTGAATTCCACATTGGCAGCCGTCACGGAGCGCATCGTCTTGCGCAGCGAAACGACCCGCACCGCCTACTTGGAGCGGATGCGCGCTGCAAAGGGCAAAGGACCGGCCCGGGCGCATCTCAGTTGCTCCGGTCAGGCCCATGCCTATGCAGCCTCTGGTACGGACCAGCAAACGCTGGCGGCCGGCGGCAACGGGCACTTGGGGATTGTCACTGCCTATAACGATATGCTGTCGGCGCATCAGCCGTTTGAGACCTACCCCGCATTGATACGCGATGCGGTGCGCAAGGCAGGCGGCACTGCGCAAGTGGCAGGCGGGGTGCCTGCGATGTGCGACGGCGTCACCCAAGGAGCGGCCGGCATGGAGCTGAGCCTGTTTTCCCGCGACACCATCGCCATGGCGGCAGGTGTCGCACTTAGCCACAACGTGTTCGATGCCGCCGTGTTTCTGGGCGTCTGCGACAAGATCGTGCCCGGACTGGTGATCGGCGCCCAGGCCTTTGGCCATATTCCAGCAGTGTTCCTGCCCGCAGGACCGATGACCAGCGGCCTAGCCAATGACGAAAAGGCACAGATCCGCCAGAAATTTGCCGCCGGGGAAGTCACCCGCGAGGAGCTGCTGAAGGCAGAAATGGCTGCCTACCATGGCCCCGGCACCTGCACCTTCTACGGCACTGCCAACACCAACCAGATGCTGATGGAGTTCATGGGGCTGCATCTGCCCGGATCCTCTTTCGTCAATCCCGGCACTCCCTTACGCGAGGCGCTGACGGTTGAGGGTGCCAAGAGAGCGCTGTCGCTCAGCGCCCTTGGCAACAACTACACCCCTGTCTGCGACGTGCTGGACGAAAAGGCCTATGCCAACGGCATCGTCGGGCTGATGGCCACCGGCGGCTCCACCAATCTGCTGATCCACCTCATTGCCATGGCGCGCGCAGGCGGCATTCTCCTCGACTGGCAGGATTTTGCAGAACTCTCGGAATCTGTGCCGCTGCTGACGAAAGTTTATCCCAATGGCTTGGCCGACGTGAACCATTTCCACGCTGCAGGCGGGCTGGGCTACATGATTGGCGAACTGCTGAAGGCAGGGCTTTTGCACCCGGACACCCGGACAGTCGCGGGCGAAGGGCTGGAGACCTATACGCAGGAGCCGTTCCTGTCGGAGGACGGGCTCACCTTCCGCCCCGGCCCGGGGCAAAGCCTGAATGACGCGGTGCTGCGCCCTGCAGATGCACCGTTCCAGAAGACCGGCGGGCTGAAGCGGCTGACCGGCAATCTCGGCACCGCGGTGATCAAGGTCTCGGCGGTCGCAAAAGAGCACCAAGTGGTCGAAGCCCCAGCCAGAGTCTTTCACGACCAGGAAGAAGCCAAGGCCGCCTTCAAGGCAGGCGAACTGACCGGCGACGTGATCGTGGTGGTGCGCTTCCAGGGCCCCAAGGCAAACGGCATGCCGGAACTGCACAGCCTTACTCCGTTCCTCGGAATCCTTCAGGGCCGCGGCCTGAAGGTGGCACTGGTCACAGACGGGCGGATGTCCGGAGCTTCAGGCAAAATCCCGGCGGCGATTCATGTGGTGCCCGAGGCCCTTGACGGCGGCCCGATTGCCCGCATCCGGGACGGCGACTTGCTGCGGCTCGATGCGGTGAAGGGCACATTGGAAATACTGACGGAAGGCGCACTCGAACGCGAAGCCGCCACTGCCGACCTCAGCGCCAATCAGCATGGCACTGGCCGCGAGCTGTTTTCCCTGTTCCGCCGCTCGGTTGCCTCAGCCGACGAAGGCGCCAGCGTATTCGGAGTTTGA
- the zwf gene encoding glucose-6-phosphate dehydrogenase, protein MVSRVIPVEPFDLVLFGATGDLARRKILPALFHRFQIGQFNTDCRIIGTSRSELTAEEFRNQTADAIREFGQQVETTPKEIASFTALLDYAAVDVRGDAGWDEIRGKLRDDAVRAFYLSVGPSLFTDIARRLSETGIATPESRIVLEKPFGHDLASAQALNAALRKHFEEQQIYRIDHYLGKETVQNLMALRFANSLFEPLWNSSHIDHVQITVAESIGVEGRGEYYDKSGAMRDMVQNHLMQLLCLTAMEPPAQFTPNSVRDEKVKVIEALRPVPQSSIARGQYRSRNIAQNGDGYRDHACNAASRTESYIALKVEVANWRWAGTPFYLRTGKRLRERVSEIAVYFRDPPHNIFEGSGPVHGNVLVIRLQPDEGITLKTTIKDPGPGGMRLTGANLDMTFADELAESGRPQDAYERLIMDVIRGNQTLFMRGDEVEAAWAWADPIIAGWQDTGDTPQPYDSGSSGPDDSLLLIHRDGRRWRSIGA, encoded by the coding sequence ATGGTTTCCCGCGTCATTCCAGTTGAACCTTTTGACCTCGTGCTGTTTGGTGCGACCGGTGACTTGGCCCGCCGAAAAATCCTGCCAGCCCTGTTCCACCGTTTTCAGATCGGCCAATTCAACACAGATTGCCGGATCATCGGCACCTCGCGCAGCGAGCTGACCGCAGAAGAGTTCCGAAATCAGACTGCAGACGCGATCCGCGAATTCGGCCAGCAAGTAGAGACCACCCCCAAGGAGATCGCTTCATTCACTGCGCTGCTGGACTATGCTGCCGTAGATGTCCGCGGCGATGCCGGGTGGGATGAGATCCGCGGAAAGCTGCGTGACGACGCAGTCCGCGCCTTCTACTTGTCGGTTGGCCCGTCGCTGTTCACCGACATCGCCCGCCGGCTCAGCGAGACGGGCATCGCCACTCCCGAAAGCCGCATTGTTCTTGAAAAGCCCTTTGGCCACGACCTCGCCTCAGCTCAGGCTCTGAACGCCGCTCTCCGAAAGCATTTTGAAGAGCAGCAGATCTACAGGATCGACCATTACCTGGGCAAGGAGACAGTGCAGAACCTGATGGCGCTGCGCTTCGCAAACTCGTTGTTCGAACCGCTGTGGAACTCGTCCCACATCGACCATGTGCAAATCACAGTGGCCGAAAGCATCGGCGTTGAAGGACGCGGCGAATACTATGACAAATCCGGTGCCATGCGGGACATGGTGCAGAACCACTTGATGCAGCTTCTCTGCCTGACGGCAATGGAGCCGCCCGCGCAGTTTACCCCCAATTCGGTACGGGACGAGAAGGTCAAGGTGATCGAGGCGCTGCGCCCGGTTCCTCAGTCCAGCATTGCCCGCGGTCAGTACCGCAGCAGAAACATCGCGCAGAACGGCGATGGCTACCGCGATCATGCATGCAATGCCGCCAGCCGTACTGAAAGCTACATTGCTCTCAAGGTTGAAGTGGCAAACTGGCGTTGGGCAGGCACACCCTTTTACCTGCGCACCGGCAAACGCCTGCGTGAGCGGGTCAGCGAAATTGCAGTCTATTTCCGCGACCCGCCGCACAACATCTTCGAAGGATCCGGTCCTGTGCATGGCAATGTGCTGGTAATCCGCCTGCAGCCGGATGAAGGCATCACTCTGAAAACCACAATCAAGGATCCGGGACCTGGCGGCATGCGGCTGACTGGTGCTAACCTGGATATGACCTTTGCCGATGAGCTGGCGGAATCAGGGCGCCCGCAGGACGCCTATGAGCGGCTGATCATGGATGTGATCCGCGGCAATCAGACGCTGTTCATGCGCGGAGACGAAGTTGAGGCAGCCTGGGCCTGGGCCGATCCGATCATCGCCGGCTGGCAGGATACTGGAGACACGCCGCAGCCTTATGACAGCGGCAGTTCCGGCCCCGATGATTCTCTGCTGCTGATCCACCGAGATGGCCGCCGCTGGCGCAGTATCGGAGCATAA
- a CDS encoding CaiB/BaiF CoA-transferase family protein, which yields MSPLAGLKVVELARILAGPWIGQSLADLGAEVVKVESPAGDDTRKWGPPFIERDGDKSAAYYYAANRGKDCVTADFRTAEGRQAVVRLIQDADILIENFKVGGLKKYGLDYETLSKINPRLIYCSVTGFGQDGPYAPRAGYDFLLQGMSGLMSITGAQGGQPQKVGVAITDIVTGLYGTIGILAAVEQRHRTGRGQHLDMSLLDCATALLANQAMNYLATGESPTRLGNDHPNIAPYQVMAVDDGHVILAVGNDGQFQRLCDVLGLSETKSDERFQTNQMRVANRKVLTAILEAALADWPQTELLAALEAATVPAGPINTIGQAFEDPQIRHRGMQIEPEGVPGVRGPWKFSEAELSLDKSAPKLPKQLT from the coding sequence ATGAGCCCGCTTGCAGGCCTTAAAGTGGTCGAACTTGCCCGCATACTGGCCGGGCCGTGGATTGGTCAGTCTTTGGCGGATCTGGGTGCCGAGGTTGTAAAGGTGGAAAGCCCCGCTGGCGATGATACCCGCAAGTGGGGCCCGCCTTTCATCGAGCGGGATGGCGACAAGTCAGCTGCTTATTATTATGCCGCCAACCGTGGGAAAGATTGCGTGACAGCCGATTTCAGGACAGCAGAAGGCAGGCAGGCAGTCGTCAGGCTGATCCAGGATGCCGATATCCTGATTGAAAACTTCAAGGTGGGCGGGCTGAAAAAATACGGGCTCGATTACGAGACACTTTCCAAGATCAATCCGCGGCTGATTTATTGTTCGGTGACTGGTTTTGGGCAGGACGGGCCTTATGCGCCGCGCGCTGGCTACGACTTCCTTCTTCAGGGTATGTCCGGGCTGATGTCGATCACTGGCGCGCAGGGTGGGCAGCCGCAGAAAGTAGGAGTAGCGATCACCGATATCGTAACAGGGCTTTATGGGACTATTGGCATTCTGGCGGCGGTAGAGCAGCGCCATAGAACCGGGCGCGGCCAGCATCTGGATATGTCCTTATTGGATTGCGCGACGGCCCTTCTGGCAAACCAGGCGATGAATTATTTGGCGACCGGCGAAAGCCCAACGCGGCTGGGCAACGACCACCCCAATATAGCGCCTTACCAAGTAATGGCAGTTGATGACGGCCACGTGATCCTTGCGGTTGGGAATGATGGCCAGTTTCAGAGGTTGTGCGATGTCCTTGGGTTGTCGGAAACGAAATCCGATGAACGGTTTCAAACCAATCAGATGAGGGTGGCAAACCGCAAAGTGCTGACTGCTATTCTTGAAGCAGCGCTGGCAGATTGGCCGCAAACGGAACTTCTGGCAGCGCTGGAGGCAGCAACTGTGCCGGCTGGGCCGATCAATACCATTGGGCAGGCCTTCGAGGATCCGCAAATCAGGCACAGGGGTATGCAAATTGAGCCGGAGGGCGTGCCGGGTGTGCGTGGTCCTTGGAAGTTTTCTGAGGCAGAGCTTTCATTGGACAAATCGGCACCCAAGCTGCCGAAGCAGTTGACCTGA
- a CDS encoding CocE/NonD family hydrolase, protein MPGAYSIKENTWISLPDGRRLAARMWMPEGEGPFPAILEYLPYRKRDGTAPRDETTHTVFAAEGYACLRVDIAGTGDSEGVFDDEYSNQELSDGEVVLEWMVAQDWCDGNIGMIGISWGGFNGLQLAFRRPAALKAVVSVASTVDRYADDIHYMGGCLLSDNANWGSQMFAYQSRPSDPELREDWREDWIRRIEGMPFMAAEWLRQQTRGDFWRHGSVCEDWSAIQVPVLAITGWADAYVNAPPALAANLTVPAKALIGPWEHRYAHIAKLDPADFHGEVLAWFGKWLKGEETGAETLPDYRVYIQEHFNPAMQNKPRQGRWAAEAKWPSPNVQETVMHLGDGVLAESAASGTLAISSPATVGQAGGYFCPGMRFDNELAGDQAGDDGLSACFDTAPLAEPLEMLGRPRVKIAFTVDKPVAQLAARLCDVSPEGVSQRITFRALNLACRNGFEAPDKLVPGERYEAEIELNECAHRLRLGHVLRLALSTSYWPIVWPAPEAAEVTLLLESCSLVLPERRVAEEIDPQNPGAPRGYPVLQSKNLREAGGTSKTWIREDGALVLDTFDDYGKSVDPYHGMCVGSHVSMHYEVHPDDPASAAFASDWNFEFECGGWQVSIDTENKMTCDRENFYLWRKVTAYEGADKDVVMRKEWQETIPRGVL, encoded by the coding sequence ATGCCCGGTGCATACAGCATCAAAGAGAACACTTGGATTTCCCTGCCCGACGGGCGCAGGCTGGCGGCGCGCATGTGGATGCCTGAAGGCGAGGGACCCTTTCCTGCAATCCTGGAATACCTTCCGTACCGCAAACGTGACGGAACTGCACCAAGGGATGAGACCACGCATACGGTCTTTGCTGCCGAAGGGTACGCTTGCCTACGGGTGGATATTGCGGGCACGGGTGACAGTGAGGGGGTGTTCGATGACGAATACTCTAACCAAGAGCTGAGCGACGGCGAAGTTGTGCTGGAATGGATGGTCGCGCAAGATTGGTGTGACGGCAACATTGGCATGATCGGCATCAGCTGGGGCGGCTTCAACGGGCTGCAGTTGGCATTTCGCCGCCCGGCTGCACTGAAGGCGGTGGTTTCTGTAGCCTCGACTGTGGATCGTTATGCCGACGACATTCACTATATGGGCGGCTGCCTGCTAAGCGACAATGCGAATTGGGGCAGCCAAATGTTTGCCTATCAGTCGCGCCCTTCAGACCCGGAGCTTCGTGAGGATTGGAGGGAAGATTGGATCAGGCGGATCGAAGGAATGCCTTTCATGGCTGCGGAATGGCTGCGACAGCAGACACGGGGCGATTTCTGGAGGCACGGTTCTGTATGTGAAGACTGGTCAGCCATTCAGGTGCCAGTGCTGGCGATCACCGGCTGGGCAGATGCCTATGTTAACGCGCCTCCGGCGCTGGCTGCGAACTTGACGGTGCCTGCCAAAGCCTTGATTGGTCCTTGGGAGCATCGCTACGCTCATATCGCCAAGCTGGATCCCGCGGATTTTCATGGTGAAGTGCTTGCCTGGTTCGGCAAATGGCTGAAGGGTGAGGAGACAGGGGCCGAAACCCTGCCGGACTACCGCGTCTACATTCAGGAGCATTTCAACCCGGCTATGCAGAACAAGCCGCGTCAGGGGCGCTGGGCAGCAGAGGCAAAGTGGCCCTCGCCCAATGTGCAGGAGACGGTGATGCATCTGGGGGACGGCGTGCTAGCAGAAAGCGCCGCCAGCGGAACATTAGCAATCAGCAGCCCGGCAACGGTGGGGCAGGCGGGCGGCTATTTCTGCCCGGGCATGCGGTTCGACAATGAACTTGCTGGTGATCAGGCCGGGGATGACGGGCTGTCAGCCTGTTTCGACACAGCGCCGTTGGCCGAGCCGCTGGAAATGCTGGGCCGACCGCGCGTGAAGATTGCCTTCACTGTGGACAAGCCGGTTGCGCAGCTTGCGGCAAGGCTGTGCGATGTGTCGCCTGAAGGCGTATCGCAGCGTATAACCTTCAGGGCGCTGAACCTCGCCTGCCGGAACGGGTTCGAGGCACCAGATAAACTGGTGCCCGGAGAGCGTTACGAGGCTGAAATCGAACTCAACGAATGCGCTCACCGCCTGCGGCTGGGCCATGTTCTGCGGCTGGCGCTTTCGACGTCTTACTGGCCGATTGTCTGGCCTGCGCCGGAAGCGGCGGAGGTGACGTTGCTTTTGGAAAGTTGTTCGCTGGTGCTGCCGGAACGCAGGGTCGCGGAGGAAATCGATCCGCAAAACCCCGGCGCGCCGCGCGGCTACCCGGTACTGCAATCCAAAAACCTGCGAGAGGCAGGGGGCACCTCCAAGACCTGGATCCGCGAGGACGGGGCACTGGTGCTGGATACTTTTGACGACTACGGCAAATCAGTGGACCCTTATCACGGCATGTGCGTGGGCAGCCATGTGTCCATGCATTATGAGGTGCATCCCGATGACCCGGCGTCGGCAGCCTTTGCCAGTGATTGGAACTTCGAGTTTGAGTGTGGCGGCTGGCAGGTCTCGATCGATACCGAGAACAAGATGACCTGCGACCGGGAGAATTTCTATCTCTGGCGCAAGGTCACGGCCTATGAAGGCGCAGACAAGGACGTCGTGATGCGCAAGGAGTGGCAGGAGACCATTCCGCGCGGGGTGCTGTAA
- the nadC gene encoding carboxylating nicotinate-nucleotide diphosphorylase — MSTQFATLPDLILEPMVRAALMEDLGQNGDITTRAVIPASATYSARLNAREDGVVSGMQIARIAFHLVDAELKVNTLLHDGSPCKKGDTLMTIEGSAASILSGERVALNFAGRLTGIATLTAAFAAETKGTATRITCTRKTTPGLRIAEKQAVLHGGGYNHRFGLSDAILIKDNHIAAAGGIKAVLEAAKASVSHMMKVEIEVDTLDQLAEVIATGGADGVLLDNMDTPTLIKAVDMAKGHVVTEASGNMRLERIAEVAATGVDYISSGALTHSARTLDLGLDF; from the coding sequence ATGAGCACCCAATTCGCCACCCTGCCCGACCTGATCCTGGAACCTATGGTTCGCGCTGCGCTGATGGAGGACCTGGGCCAGAACGGTGACATAACCACTCGTGCGGTGATCCCCGCTTCCGCCACCTACTCTGCCCGGCTGAACGCGCGGGAGGACGGTGTGGTCTCGGGTATGCAGATCGCCCGCATCGCCTTTCACCTGGTAGATGCCGAGCTGAAGGTGAACACCCTCCTGCACGATGGCAGCCCATGCAAAAAGGGCGACACCCTGATGACAATCGAAGGCTCGGCCGCCTCGATCCTGTCTGGCGAACGTGTGGCGCTGAACTTTGCAGGCCGCCTGACCGGCATTGCCACTCTGACTGCAGCCTTTGCGGCCGAGACCAAAGGCACCGCAACCCGCATAACTTGCACCCGCAAGACCACGCCCGGCCTACGCATTGCCGAGAAACAGGCAGTGCTGCACGGCGGCGGCTACAACCACCGTTTCGGCCTATCGGACGCAATCCTGATCAAGGACAACCACATCGCCGCTGCTGGCGGCATCAAGGCTGTGCTGGAAGCCGCCAAAGCCTCTGTCAGCCATATGATGAAGGTGGAAATCGAGGTCGATACCCTGGATCAGCTGGCTGAGGTCATCGCCACCGGCGGCGCTGACGGGGTGCTTCTGGACAATATGGACACCCCTACCCTGATCAAGGCTGTCGATATGGCCAAGGGCCATGTGGTGACCGAGGCTTCCGGCAACATGCGGCTCGAGCGTATTGCCGAAGTGGCAGCCACTGGGGTCGATTATATCTCCTCCGGCGCGCTCACCCACTCGGCCCGCACTCTGGATCTTGGCCTCGACTTCTGA